A genomic stretch from Sinorhizobium terangae includes:
- the hemE gene encoding uroporphyrinogen decarboxylase, with protein sequence MSETRRKVLEVLDGKCLTPPPIWLMRQAGRYLPEYRETRLKAGSFLDLCYTPDLAVEVTLQPIRRYAFDAAILFSDILVIPDALHRNVRFEEGHGPKMDPIDADGIARLSAVGVSGHLRPVIETVSRLRRELPTETTLLGFCGAPWTVATYMIAGHGTPDQAPARLFAYRHPKEFDDLLAFLADISADYLVEQIDAGADAVQIFDSWAGVLGEEEFARFAAEPVRRMIASVRARRPSAKVIAFAKGAGLLLKDYRHSTGADAIGLDWSVPLSFAAELQKDGPVQGNLDPMRVVAGGAALESGIDRILDVLGNGPLIFNLGHGITPQADPANVTALVSRVRGRR encoded by the coding sequence GTGAGCGAGACACGTCGCAAAGTTCTCGAGGTGCTGGACGGGAAATGTCTGACGCCACCACCGATCTGGCTCATGCGCCAGGCCGGACGCTACCTCCCGGAATACCGTGAGACGCGGTTGAAGGCTGGAAGCTTCCTTGATCTCTGCTACACACCCGATCTTGCTGTGGAAGTGACCTTGCAGCCGATCCGTCGCTATGCCTTCGATGCGGCGATCCTCTTTTCCGACATCCTGGTCATCCCGGACGCTCTGCACAGGAATGTTCGCTTCGAGGAAGGCCATGGGCCAAAGATGGATCCGATCGATGCGGATGGCATCGCGCGGCTCAGCGCCGTCGGCGTCTCCGGGCACCTGCGGCCCGTCATCGAGACGGTTTCGCGGCTGCGGCGGGAGTTGCCGACGGAGACGACGCTGCTTGGTTTCTGCGGCGCCCCATGGACAGTCGCGACTTACATGATTGCGGGTCACGGAACGCCGGATCAGGCCCCTGCCCGCCTCTTTGCCTATCGCCATCCAAAGGAGTTCGACGATCTGCTTGCTTTCCTCGCTGATATCTCCGCCGACTATCTGGTGGAGCAGATCGACGCGGGTGCCGATGCGGTGCAGATTTTCGACTCCTGGGCAGGTGTGCTCGGCGAGGAGGAATTTGCCCGCTTTGCCGCCGAACCGGTGCGCCGGATGATCGCCTCTGTTCGTGCACGGCGGCCGTCAGCGAAGGTGATTGCCTTCGCGAAGGGCGCGGGGCTCTTGCTCAAGGACTACCGGCATTCAACGGGTGCCGATGCGATCGGGCTCGATTGGTCGGTGCCGTTGTCCTTTGCGGCCGAGCTGCAGAAGGATGGCCCGGTGCAGGGCAACCTGGATCCGATGCGGGTCGTGGCCGGCGGCGCGGCGTTGGAGAGCGGTATCGATCGGATCCTCGACGTGCTTGGCAACGGACCCCTGATTTTCAATCTCGGACACGGGATTACACCGCAGGCGGACCCGGCGAACGTGACGGCATTGGTGTCGCGAGTGCGCGGGAGGCGATGA
- the rho gene encoding transcription termination factor Rho — MAEMKLQELKNKTPTDLLAFAEELEVENASTMRKQELMFAILKMLATQEIEIIGEGVVEVLQDGFGFLRSANANYLPGPDDIYISPSQIRRFSLKTGDTVEGPIRGPKEGERYFALLKVNTINFDDPEKIRHKVHFDNLTPLYPNERFKMELEVPTSKDLSARVIDLVAPLGKGQRGLIVAPPRTGKTVLLQNIAHSITANHPECYLIVLLIDERPEEVTDMQRSVKGEVVSSTFDEPATRHVQVAEMVIEKAKRLVEHGRDVVILLDSITRLGRAYNTVVPSSGKVLTGGVDANALQRPKRFFGAARNIEEGGSLTIIATALIDTGSRMDEVIFEEFKGTGNSEIVLDRKVADKRIFPAMDILKSGTRKEDLLVPRQDLQKIFVLRRILAPMGTTDAIEFLIDKLKQTKTNGDFFESMNT, encoded by the coding sequence ATGGCTGAAATGAAGCTTCAAGAACTTAAGAACAAGACGCCGACCGATCTTCTGGCCTTTGCCGAAGAGCTCGAGGTTGAGAACGCCAGCACGATGCGCAAGCAGGAGCTGATGTTCGCAATCCTCAAGATGCTCGCGACGCAAGAGATCGAGATCATCGGTGAAGGCGTTGTTGAGGTGCTGCAGGACGGATTCGGCTTCCTGCGCTCCGCCAATGCCAACTATCTGCCGGGCCCTGACGACATCTACATTTCGCCCTCGCAGATCCGCCGCTTCTCGTTGAAAACCGGTGATACCGTAGAGGGGCCGATCCGCGGTCCGAAGGAAGGCGAGCGCTATTTCGCGCTGCTGAAGGTCAACACCATCAATTTCGATGATCCGGAAAAGATCCGGCACAAGGTGCACTTCGACAACCTGACGCCGCTCTACCCGAACGAGCGCTTCAAGATGGAGCTCGAGGTTCCGACGTCGAAGGACCTTTCGGCCCGCGTCATCGATCTGGTGGCGCCGCTCGGCAAGGGCCAGCGCGGGCTGATCGTGGCGCCGCCGCGCACCGGTAAGACGGTGCTTCTTCAGAACATCGCCCATTCGATCACCGCAAACCATCCGGAATGCTATCTGATCGTTCTGTTGATCGACGAACGTCCGGAAGAAGTGACCGATATGCAGCGCTCGGTGAAGGGCGAAGTCGTGTCCTCCACATTCGACGAGCCGGCGACACGCCACGTCCAGGTGGCGGAAATGGTCATCGAGAAGGCGAAGCGCCTCGTCGAGCATGGCAGGGACGTTGTCATCCTGCTCGATTCGATCACCCGTCTCGGCCGCGCCTACAACACCGTGGTGCCGTCATCCGGCAAGGTTCTGACCGGCGGTGTCGATGCCAACGCGCTTCAGCGCCCGAAGCGTTTCTTCGGCGCGGCGCGCAACATCGAGGAAGGCGGCTCGCTGACCATCATCGCGACGGCGCTGATCGATACCGGCAGCCGCATGGATGAAGTGATCTTCGAAGAGTTCAAGGGCACCGGCAACTCCGAAATCGTGCTCGACCGCAAGGTCGCCGACAAGCGCATCTTCCCAGCCATGGACATCCTGAAGTCCGGCACACGCAAGGAGGATCTCCTGGTGCCGCGGCAGGATCTGCAGAAGATCTTCGTTCTGCGCCGCATCCTCGCTCCTATGGGCACGACGGATGCGATCGAGTTCCTGATCGACAAGCTGAAGCAGACGAAGACCAACGGCGACTTCTTCGAATCGATGAACACCTGA
- the hemJ gene encoding protoporphyrinogen oxidase HemJ has translation MMAERQTDSGPGNRARLRAWIAISAFFLLLAGLFVWQPDDLYLWIKALHVIAVISWMAALLYMPRLFIYHTDAAPGSAQSETFKMMEQRLLKVIMNPAMMISWALGLYLAWSIYRFQGGWLHAKLFFVVLLTVVHVHFSRAVKAFQRDENRRDARYWRLMNEAPTLLMILIVIMAVVKPF, from the coding sequence ATGATGGCGGAGCGCCAGACCGATAGCGGGCCGGGGAACAGGGCGCGTCTCCGCGCATGGATCGCCATTTCGGCGTTCTTCCTGCTGCTGGCTGGCCTCTTCGTCTGGCAGCCGGACGATCTCTATCTCTGGATCAAGGCGCTGCACGTCATTGCCGTGATCTCCTGGATGGCGGCACTTCTCTATATGCCGCGTCTCTTCATCTATCACACGGATGCGGCGCCGGGGTCGGCGCAGTCGGAAACGTTCAAGATGATGGAGCAGCGCCTGCTGAAGGTCATCATGAACCCGGCGATGATGATCTCCTGGGCGCTCGGCCTCTACCTTGCATGGAGCATCTACCGCTTTCAGGGTGGCTGGCTGCACGCCAAGCTCTTTTTCGTCGTGCTGTTGACCGTCGTGCACGTACATTTCAGCCGTGCGGTGAAAGCCTTCCAGCGTGACGAGAATCGCCGTGACGCGCGCTACTGGCGGCTGATGAACGAGGCGCCGACGCTGCTGATGATCCTCATCGTCATCATGGCGGTGGTGAAACCGTTTTGA
- a CDS encoding pyruvate, water dikinase regulatory protein, whose protein sequence is MENRKNYFHLHLVSDSTGETLIAAGRAAAAQFQSSHALEHVYPLIRNRKQLMQVLEAIDGAPGIVLYTIVDRELADVIDQRCREIGVPCVSVLDPIIDLFQSYLGSPSRRRSGAQHVMDAEYFARIEALNFSMDHDDGQMPADFDEADVVLVGISRTSKTPTSIYLANRGIKTANIPIVPGVPLPDGLLSATKPLVVGLIATADRIAQVRQHRLLGTTQTFHGADYTDRASIAEELKYARSLCARNNWPMIDVTRRSIEETAAAIVALRPRLR, encoded by the coding sequence GTGGAGAACCGAAAAAACTATTTCCACCTGCACCTCGTCTCCGATTCGACGGGCGAGACGCTGATTGCGGCGGGACGTGCTGCCGCGGCGCAATTCCAGTCGTCGCATGCGCTGGAGCACGTCTATCCGCTGATCCGAAACCGTAAGCAGCTCATGCAGGTGCTGGAAGCGATCGACGGCGCTCCGGGCATCGTCCTCTATACGATCGTCGACCGCGAGCTCGCCGATGTCATCGATCAGCGCTGCCGCGAGATCGGTGTCCCCTGTGTCTCGGTCCTCGATCCGATCATAGACCTGTTTCAATCCTATCTCGGCTCACCCTCCCGCCGCCGGTCGGGCGCGCAGCACGTCATGGACGCGGAATACTTCGCCCGGATCGAGGCCCTGAACTTCAGCATGGACCATGACGACGGCCAGATGCCCGCGGATTTCGATGAGGCCGACGTCGTGCTCGTCGGCATAAGTCGGACATCGAAGACTCCGACGAGCATCTATCTAGCCAATCGCGGCATCAAGACGGCAAACATCCCGATCGTGCCTGGCGTGCCGCTGCCGGACGGTCTTCTCAGCGCGACAAAGCCGCTGGTCGTCGGGCTCATCGCGACAGCGGACAGGATCGCCCAGGTGCGCCAGCACCGGCTGCTCGGGACAACCCAGACCTTCCACGGCGCAGACTATACCGACCGGGCCTCGATCGCCGAAGAGCTGAAATATGCCCGCTCGCTCTGTGCGCGCAACAATTGGCCAATGATCGACGTTACGCGCCGCTCGATCGAGGAAACCGCCGCGGCGATCGTTGCCCTGCGTCCGCGGCTCAGATAG
- a CDS encoding Maf-like protein has translation MTTTLVLASASPFRRALLENAGLAFQARAAEIDERALEEPLEKAGASPVNVALALAEAKAKDVARHFSGALVIGSDQTMSLGSRVYHKPKDMSEAADHLLSLSGQTHSLNSAIVLVRGGEVVWRHVSSAHMTVRPLSRGFVERHLSRVGEKALASVGAYQLEGEGIQLFEKIEGDYFTILGLPLLPLLSKLRDLGSIDA, from the coding sequence ATGACGACGACCCTTGTGTTGGCCTCCGCCAGTCCATTTCGCCGCGCCCTGTTGGAAAACGCGGGGCTTGCGTTTCAGGCGAGGGCCGCAGAGATCGATGAACGGGCACTGGAGGAACCGCTAGAAAAAGCGGGCGCTTCGCCGGTGAACGTGGCGCTGGCCTTGGCAGAGGCGAAGGCAAAGGATGTCGCCCGGCATTTCAGCGGAGCGCTCGTCATCGGTTCGGACCAGACGATGTCGCTCGGCTCGCGCGTCTATCACAAGCCCAAGGATATGTCGGAGGCCGCCGACCACCTCCTCTCGCTGTCCGGCCAGACGCACAGTCTGAACAGCGCCATCGTTCTTGTCCGTGGCGGTGAGGTCGTCTGGCGCCATGTTTCCTCGGCCCACATGACCGTGCGCCCGCTCAGTCGGGGCTTTGTCGAAAGACACCTTTCAAGGGTCGGCGAGAAAGCGCTTGCGAGCGTCGGCGCCTATCAGCTCGAAGGCGAGGGCATCCAGCTCTTCGAAAAGATCGAAGGCGACTATTTTACGATTCTCGGTTTGCCGCTGCTGCCGCTGCTTTCCAAACTCCGTGACCTGGGCTCGATCGATGCGTGA